The segment GGGGAGAGCGGCTCTGGCCGCTCTCGACCAGGGAGCGTCCGAAGCAGCTGCTCCCGCTCGTCGGCGACCGGGCGCTCGTGCGACAGACGCTCGAGCGCGTGGCGCCGTTGACGTCGCTCGAGACGTCGCTCGTGCTGACCGGCGGGACGCTGCGTGCCCCTATGGCCAGGGAGCTTCCGGAGATTCCCGGGGCGCGGATCATCGGAGAGCCGGTAGGGAGGAACACGGCTCCGGCTATCGCTCTCGCCGCCCTGCTTCTCGTCCGCGAGGATCCGGACGCCGTCCTGATCGTGCTGCCGGCCGATCACATCGTGAAGGACGAGCGCGCCTTTCAGAGGACGCTCGGACTGGCATGCGAGGCGGCGGAGGCCGAGCGCGCGCTGGTCACGCTCGGCATCGAGCCGACACGCCCGGAGACGGAGTACGGCTACATTCTGAAGGGCCCGGCCTCATCGCTCCCGGGCGTTCACGTGGTCGAGCGCTTCGTCGAGAAGCCCGACGTCGCCACGGCGAGGGCCTACCTCGACGAGGGCGGCTATCTCTGGAACAGCGGCATGTTCGTCTGGAGAGCCGACCGGTTTCTCGAGGAGACCGAGCGGCGGCTTCCCGACGTGGCCCGCGCGCTGTCGCGTGTCGAGTCGGAGCCGGGCGACCGGGACTTCGACGACGTGCTGGGCGCCTATTATGAAGACTGCCCGTCGGTCTCCGTCGACTACGGGGTCATGGAGAAGGCGTCCGAGGTGCTCGTGGTCCCCGCATCGTTCGGATGGGACGACGTCGGTGCGTGGTCGGCGATGCCGCGCATCTGGGAGGCCGACGAGGCGGGCAACGTCGTACGGGGCGATGCGGTCGTCCACGACGCGTCGAACTGCGTGGTCGACGCCGAGGACGGGATCGTGGGCGTCGTCGGCGTCAGCGATCTCGTCGTCGTCAGGACCGGGGATGCGACCCTCGTATGCCCGAAGGACCGGGCGAGGGACGTGCGTGAGATCGTGCGCGCGCTTCGTGAGAGGGGACCAGCGGGGGAGTGACGACCACATTCGGGCTGCTTGACCCCCGGACCCGATTCTGCTATCCATCCAACTTCGAGGCGTATCGAGCCGAAGGCCCCCGAAGGGGGCACCACAAGGAGACCTGATGCCGCAACTCAGGAAGGACCCCGTTCTCGGACGCTGGGTCATCATATCCACGGAGCGGGGCAAGAGACCGACGGACTTCGCCACCGAGCCCGAGGCGAGGAAGGGCGGTTTCTGTCCGTTCTGCTCGGGAAACGAGGACAAGACACCCCGCGAGGTCCTGTCGTACCGTGACGAGGGCACGAAGCCCGACTCTCCCGGGTGGAAGGTGCGGGTCGTGCCCAACAAGTTTCCCGCTCTCGCCATCGAGGGTGACCTCGACAGGGCGGGCGAGGGCATGTACGACAAGATGAACGGCGTCGGCGCTCACGAGGTCGTGATCGAGACACCGGCGCACGACAAGACTCTCGCCGATCTGCCTGTCGAACACGTCGCACTTGTCGTCAAGGCGACACAGGAGCGCATGGTCGATCTGCAGGGCGATACGCGCTTCAGGTACATCCAGCTCTTCAGGAACAGGGGAAGCGCAGCAGGTGCGTCGCTCGAACATCCGCACTCACAGATGATCGCGCTGCCGATTCTCCCGAAGCGGCTGATCGAGGAGCTGTCGGGGAGCAAGAAGTACTACGCGTACAAGGAACGCTGCGTGTTCTGCGACATGGTGGCGCAGGAGACGCGCGACGGCACGCGCATCATCTCGGAGAACGAGCTCTTCATCGCCGCGGCACCGTTCGCAGCGCGGTTTCCCTTCGAGGTCTGGATCATGCCCCGCGACCACATGCCTTCCTACGACGTCATGGATCAGAGCACGCGCGTGGCCTACGCGTCGATCCTCAGGGACACGCTCCGGCGGGTCAACGGGGCGCTCAACAATCCGCCCTACAACCTCATCGTTCACACGTCGCCGACGGGTGAGCGTGATCTCAAGTACTACCACTGGCACGTGGAGTTGATGCCCAAGCTGACGAAGATCGCGGGCTTCGAATGGGGGTCCGGCTTCTACATCAACCCGACGCCTCCCGAGGAGGCGGCCGGGTATCTGAGGGACGTTTCCATCTAGCCGGCGACGGTCTGTGCTGCCGCGTCGGAACAGAACGAGGAGGTCGCTTTCGTGAGGATCGTCATCGCCGCCGCCGAGGTGGCTCCGTTCGCCCGTGTCGGCGGTCTCTCGGACGTCGCAGGCGCCCTGTCGAAGGAGATCGCGGCCCGGGGGCACGAGGTCTCTGTCTTCCTTCCGAAGTACGCGGCCATCGACGAGGAACGGTACGCGCTCGAGCCCGTGTCGGGCGCGGGGCCGCTCGATGTCCCGATGGGGGACGGACGCGAGCGCTGTCGGCTCTTTCGCGGCTCGATGCCGGGGGCCGACGCGGTCGCCGTCTACTTCGTCGAGCACCCGGGTTTCTTCGAGCGCGAGGGCATCTACGTCGACCCGGAGACCGGACACGGCTACCCCGACGAGGTCGAGCGTTATGCGCTCTTCGGCAGGGCGGTTCTCGAGAGCATTCTCGCTCTGGAACTCGAGCCCGACTGCATCCACCTGAACGACCACCATACGGCGCTCGTGCTGGCCTATCTGAGGGAGGTCTACGGGGACAACGCGGTGCTGCAGCGCGCGGGGACGGTGTTCAGCATCCACAACCTCGGCTACCAGGGACCTTTCGACCCGTCGCTCCTCCCGCGGCTCGGACTTCCCGAGTCGCTGGCTGAGCCCGGCGGCCCGTACGAGTTCCACGGCATGGTCAACAACATGAAGGTCGGGATCGAACTCGCCGACTACGTCAACACGGTGAGCCGGCGCTACGCCGAGGAGATCTCCAGTCTTCCGGAGTACGGGCTGGGCCTCGAGGACGTGCTCGGTGAGAGACGGAAGAACGGCAGGCTCGTAGGCATTCTGAACGGCGTCGACTACTCCGTCTGGGACCCGTCAGTCGACGACCTGATCCCCGCCCGGTACGGCCCCGGCGACCTGGCCGGCAAGCACCGGTGCAAGGCCGCGCTCCTCGAGCGCGCCGGGTTGCCTCCCGACGGCAAGACGCCGCTCATCGGCATCGTGTCCAGGCTCGCGGACCAGAAGGGCTTCGACCTGCTCCGCGAGGTCGGCGACGACATTCCGGCGCTCGGCGCCGGTCTCGTCGTCCTCGGTACCGGGCAGCCGGAGTACCACACGTTCCTTGAGGAGCTGGCGAAGCGCCACCCGGAGAGGGTCTCGGCGAACCTGACGTTCAACAACGAGTTCGCTCACTGGATCGAGGCCGGGTCGGACATGTTCCTGATGCCCTCACGGTACGAGCCGTGCGGTCTGAACCAGATGTACAGCCTTCGATACGGAACGGTTCCGGTCGTGCGCGAGACGGGCGGGCTGGCCGATACGGTCGCCGACTATGACCCGGCGACCGACGAGGGAACAGGCTTCGTCTTCCAGGAGTACGATGCAGCGGCCATGCTCGACGCCATCCGTCGCGCCGTCGAGACCTACGCGGACGCCGCGGTATGGTCGCGGATCGTCGAGCGGGGGATGGCGGCCGACTTCGGCTGGGCCGTCTCGGCGGAGCGTTACGAGGAGCTCTACGGCCGGGCGAAGGAGGCGGCCGGGACGCGTTGAGGCGCTTCCGGCCCCTCACCGAGGCTCGGGTCTGCGCCCGGCGGTGTTTCCTGAAGAGCCCAGCGGGTGGGCGGTTCTTCGGGACTTGACACCCCGGGGGCCAGTGTCTATACTCTCGTATGTGTGCGCATAGCGCGGGAATAGCTCAGTGGTAGAGCGCCACCTTGCCAAGGTGGATGTCGCGGGTTCGAGCCCCGTTTCCCGCTCCAGATAGCAGCGAGGGCAGGGGGCGGATTCGTCGTCCCCTGTTCTCACGACAGGCGGCGTAGCCAAGAGGCTAAGGCAGAGGATTGCAAATCCTTGATCACCGGTTCGAATCCGGTCGCCGCCTCCATCGTTTGCTCCAGTTCGCCGCCGGCGCCTCGGGATCTCCCGGTCCCATGACGTGCCGGCGGTGCTCGTATGGCCGCCTGCCGGGGTGGCGAAACTGGTAGACGCATCGGACTTAAAATCCGTCGAGGCGTCATGCCTCGTGCCGGTTCGAGCCCGGCCCCCGGCACCAGCGGCGGCCTGAAGGGCGCCCCGCCCTCTCGTACCCGCATGCCGCCCGCTCCCGGGCGACGCCCCGCGACATCGTCACCATCCTGTCCAAAGAGGTCCGCAAGCGGAAGAGCCCCTTCCTGTGGTGCCTTTCGTGTCGATTGTTACTTGCCAGATGGCATAAGACTTGCAGCTCCGGCAAGGTAGCGGATCACGGTACGGACCATCCGACGGAGGTGGCGGGATGAGGGGCAGCACACGGACGCTTGTAGCGGGACGGACGGACATCCGTGCTCTGATCATGTGGACGGCGGCGGCTCTGGCGCTCGTGGCGCTCCTGTGGCCGGTCGACGCGCGAGGCGGCGGCTACCCGAGGCTCGCCAACATCTACTTCGGCTCGCTCGCTACGACTGACCTTGAGAAGCTCGCCCGGTGGGACGTCCTCGTGCTGGGGAAGCGCGCCGAGGACCTTCATCGTGAGGAGGTTGCGGAGCTTCGTCAGCTGAACCCCGACATCACGATCCTCGCGCACATGGCCGTGTCGTATCACGGAGGCTACGAGGAACCGCCGATCAACGGCGAACTGCTGGCGAAGATCGAGGCGGAGGACTGGTGGCTCAGAGACACGGCCGGAAGCGGAATCCGTCCCGGCTTCCCGGCTACCGTACTCAACCTGACGACCTGGTGCCAGCCGGACAGCGACGGGAAGATGCTGTGCGAGTGGCTCCCCGAGTACATCAACGAGAAGCTCGGCCCGGGGGGCATCTGGGACGGCGTCTACCTCGACTGCTGCTGGGAGCGTGTCGCATGGGTCAACGGGGCCATCGATGCGAACGGGAACGGACTCCCCGACGATGCGGACGAGCTGAACGAGAACTGGCGCGAGGGACTGGGCATCGCCGTGGCTCGCCTTCGCGAGCTGGTCGGTCGCGACTACGCGATCGTGACGAACGGGAACAACACCCTCTACGACCACTGCAACGGCGGGACGCGGGAGAACTTCCCTGAGATGCACGGCGGCTGGCTGGACAACGTCCTCCACGCCGAGCACGGGTACCGGGCGCTCGACGCCCGCTACAGGGACCCGGCGATCAACATCATCAACTCGATCTGGGAGGGCGCGGCCACAGCGAGCGGTCCCGTGTCCTCGAGCCGGGCGGAGAAAGAGCTCAGGCTGGGACTGACCAGCACGCTGGTCTTCGGCGACGGCTATTTCTCGTTCGACGGTGGAGACGGTCTGCCGTGTCACAGCCAGCTGTGGTGGCACGAGCTCTACGACATCGAGCTCGGGGAGCCGCTCGGACGCGCCGTCCCCGTCTCGGCCTATCCGGGCGACGCCGGCTGGCTCGATCTCGGTGACATGCTGCGGCTGAGGCGCTTCGAGAAGGGCGTGGCCGTCGTCAACCCGAGCATGTCGTCGCAGACGATCGATCTCGGCGGCTTCTACTTCGACAGAGAGAGCTGGAACGGCGAGTTCTACCCGCAGAGCGGCGTCATGCAGCACGTGACGGTCGACGCCGTGTCGGGCGAGATCCTCGTCGGACGGGGGCGACTCCTCGTCGGCGTCGCCGACGTCACGTACAGCGTTCCCGAGAGGGGAGGCATCGCGCTCGACTGGGAGGAGGTTCCTGGAGCGACTGGCTACAGCGTGTACCGCGAGAACTACAGAGGACCGGGGTACTCCTCGAGGCAGCTTCTCGGTGTCGTCGCGACGACGTCCTACACAGACGGACGCGCGAAGGCCGACGGGAACTACCGCTACTACGTTGCCCCGATCGACGAGTTCCGCTGTGAGGGTCGGCTGTCCCGTCCGATCGAAGTGACGGCAGCTATGGGGAGCGACCTGTCTATCCTGCTCATGGTCGATGAGCCGGACGGGCTGCTGGCCCTCACGTGGACCGTGCCCGACGTGGCCGACGATCTGTCGATCGACCTCGTTCGCTTCGACGACAGGGGCGACGTGGAGATCATTGGAAACATCGAGCCGGACGAGCGCGGGCGGGCCCGCTACGTCGATGCTGACGTCGAGCCCGGCGCGTCCTACGAATACAGACTCGTCGCGAGCGACGGGAGCGCCGAGCTCGTGCTCGGCAGCGCCCGGGCGACCGCGCCCGAGCAGCGCACGACGCGGACCGCGCTCCACGCCCCGAGCCCGAATCCCGTCAGGGGTTCGACCTCGATAGCTTTCGAGATCGCGGACGACGAGCGATGGGGCAGCACCCCGACGACGCTGACCATCTACGACGTGTCGGGCCGTGTCGTTAAACGCCTCGTCGACGGGGACATGCCCTCCGGCAGGCACCAGGTCTCGTGGGACAGCCGGAACGAGGACGGTCACAGGGTCGCCTCCGGCTGCTATCTGTATGCGCTGACGGCCGGCTCGGAACACCGAACGGGCCAGCTCGTCGTTCTCCGCTAGCGTTCTCAGCAGGACACCCTCCACAGAACCAGGATCCGAGAGGCGAGGCTTCACCCGACCGGTCGAGAGGGCGCCCGTTGGACGGCTGCGCCCGCCTTGACAGCGGGGCGGGGCGGTGCTAGCGTACACCGCATTCCACGACGGCTCGCTCGTCGGCGGTCTGGAGGGTGTTTCCATGAACGGTGTCGATCTTGTCATCCTCGTCATCCTCCTCATTGGGATCGTGGGCGGGCTCGCCCGCGGGTTCGTCAGGGGCCTTCTCGGTCTGGTCGGCCTCGCGCTGGGCGTTCTGCTTGCGGCCGCGCACCACGGCTGGGTCGCGAACACGCTGCTCGGGTTCATTCCTGGAGAGAGGGCGTCGGCGGTCGTCGCTTTCATCCTCATCTTCATCGCCGTCGTCGTCGTGGTGGGGCTCATCGCCGTAGCCATCACGAAGGCCCTGAGGCTCGTTGCTCTCGGATGGCTCGACCGGCTCGCCGGGGGTGCCCTCGGACTGCTGATGTCGGCCATCGTGGCCGGTCTCCTTCTGCTCCTCGCCGTCATGGCCGGGTTCGACGAGAACGAGGCCATCGTCCAGTCGCGGCTCGCGCCGCGCGTGTTCCGCGTGACCGACGCCATCGTGTCGATGGTGCCGAGCGAGGCGCGCGAGACCTTCGAGGACGGGTACCTCAAACTCAGACTGCGATGGGAGCGCGCGCAGAGCCGCAGGGAGCGGCTCGTGCACTCCGTTGAGCTCCGGTCCGGTGAGGACCCGGAGTCGCGGTCCCGTGGAGGAACATCCATATGATCGAACGTCCGGACGGCGACGAGCCGGGGCAGGGGAACGGACGGAACGAGAGACCACGGACATCGGCACCCGGAGACGATGAGAGCGCGGCCGAACAGCCGGGCGGCCAGAGCGTGCTCGAGACGCTCGGCATCGACCTGACCGAGCAGGCTCTCGCCGCGAGAGAGCTTTCGCTCGACGGAGGTCTCTGGGAGAACCAGATTCGGCGCCTCAAGGAGATCCTGGGGCGCCGTTTCGGTCACTCGGCGGTGCTCATCGGGCCCGAAGGCGTCGGGAAGCGCGCCCTCGTTGCCGAGGTAGCCCGCCATATCGCCGCAGGGCGCGTCCCTGGACGGCTGGCCGGCCGCAGGATCATCGAACTACCGTTCCACCGCGTGCTGGCCGCGCTCAGGACGGCCGGGGATTTCGAGAAGATCGTCTTCGCCGCGCTCAGAGAGGCAGCGGCGCGCGACGATGTCCTCCTGTTCATCGACGGCATCACACACTTCATGGGCGGCGTCGGACGCGGCGAGAATCTCACGAACGCGGCCTACGCGATCGAGATGGGCTGCCATCAGCCGGGACTCTATCTGATCGGGAGCGCGACGCCGGAGCGCCTCCGTGAAGCGTCCAGGACGATGCCCTGGTGCGCGACCCTTCTGACGCCCGTCATCGTTCCTGAGCCGAAGAGAGAGGCCGCCGTCGAGCTGCTCGCGATCCCGGCGTCGCGTCTGTCGGAGTACCACGGCGTCGGAATCGACCGGGAGGTCATCGAGGCGGCCGTCGATCTCTCGAACTACTACATCAGAGAGCTTGTCCTTCCGGGGAAGGCCGAGTCGCTGATCGACCGGGCGGCGTCCCGCGCCGAACTGAGGAAGGCCGAGGGGGCGGACCCCGTCGCCGTTACGCGCGGCGACGTCACCGAGGCGCTCTCCGAGTGGGTCGGGATCCCGGCGGGGAAGCTCGCCGGACCGGGCGAGGGTCGCGAGCTTCTCGGGCTCGAGGAGGCGCTCTCCCGCCGGATCAAGGGACAGGACCACTGTATCAGGAAGCTCGCCGACGTCATCCGCGTCGCCAAACTCGGGCTCGACGCCAGACCCGGTCGCCCGGACGGGGTCTTTCTCTTCGTCGGTCCGCCCGGCGTCGGTAAGAGCGAGCTCTCTCGGGTTCTTGCCGACGAACTCTACGGCGCCGACGCGGGCCTCTTCGAGTACAACATGGCTCGGTACGGTGACGACGACGCGCTCCCGCGGCTCATCGGCCTGAGGGTCGCCGACGTGGACTACAAGGGAGACCTGACGACGGCCGTTGCCGCGCACCCGCACTGCGTCGTGGTGCTGGAGAACATAGAGCGGTCGAGCAGCGACGTTGCCGTGATGCTGATGCAGCTCTTTCGCCACGGGACCGTGCGGGATGCGTCCGGGGCGGACGTCTCATTCAGTCACGCCACGATCATCATGACGACGAACTCCGAGAACATACGGCC is part of the Candidatus Effluviviaceae Genus V sp. genome and harbors:
- a CDS encoding AAA domain-containing protein produces the protein MIERPDGDEPGQGNGRNERPRTSAPGDDESAAEQPGGQSVLETLGIDLTEQALAARELSLDGGLWENQIRRLKEILGRRFGHSAVLIGPEGVGKRALVAEVARHIAAGRVPGRLAGRRIIELPFHRVLAALRTAGDFEKIVFAALREAAARDDVLLFIDGITHFMGGVGRGENLTNAAYAIEMGCHQPGLYLIGSATPERLREASRTMPWCATLLTPVIVPEPKREAAVELLAIPASRLSEYHGVGIDREVIEAAVDLSNYYIRELVLPGKAESLIDRAASRAELRKAEGADPVAVTRGDVTEALSEWVGIPAGKLAGPGEGRELLGLEEALSRRIKGQDHCIRKLADVIRVAKLGLDARPGRPDGVFLFVGPPGVGKSELSRVLADELYGADAGLFEYNMARYGDDDALPRLIGLRVADVDYKGDLTTAVAAHPHCVVVLENIERSSSDVAVMLMQLFRHGTVRDASGADVSFSHATIIMTTNSENIRPAVPDEGSAVGFGAVDRADRDRDLEDVREAVERFFPPEFMDGVDEVLLFDHLTDSVLRDIVQLHLEDISQRLAGRSIELSVSESAVARLVEKGHSREYGARNLGRTVEGLVLKPLARFLLAHPAVDAVSVRTVEGDIEVGAS
- a CDS encoding NTP transferase domain-containing protein, which produces MRHAVILAGGWGERLWPLSTRERPKQLLPLVGDRALVRQTLERVAPLTSLETSLVLTGGTLRAPMARELPEIPGARIIGEPVGRNTAPAIALAALLLVREDPDAVLIVLPADHIVKDERAFQRTLGLACEAAEAERALVTLGIEPTRPETEYGYILKGPASSLPGVHVVERFVEKPDVATARAYLDEGGYLWNSGMFVWRADRFLEETERRLPDVARALSRVESEPGDRDFDDVLGAYYEDCPSVSVDYGVMEKASEVLVVPASFGWDDVGAWSAMPRIWEADEAGNVVRGDAVVHDASNCVVDAEDGIVGVVGVSDLVVVRTGDATLVCPKDRARDVREIVRALRERGPAGE
- the galT gene encoding galactose-1-phosphate uridylyltransferase, which codes for MPQLRKDPVLGRWVIISTERGKRPTDFATEPEARKGGFCPFCSGNEDKTPREVLSYRDEGTKPDSPGWKVRVVPNKFPALAIEGDLDRAGEGMYDKMNGVGAHEVVIETPAHDKTLADLPVEHVALVVKATQERMVDLQGDTRFRYIQLFRNRGSAAGASLEHPHSQMIALPILPKRLIEELSGSKKYYAYKERCVFCDMVAQETRDGTRIISENELFIAAAPFAARFPFEVWIMPRDHMPSYDVMDQSTRVAYASILRDTLRRVNGALNNPPYNLIVHTSPTGERDLKYYHWHVELMPKLTKIAGFEWGSGFYINPTPPEEAAGYLRDVSI
- a CDS encoding glycosyltransferase → MRIVIAAAEVAPFARVGGLSDVAGALSKEIAARGHEVSVFLPKYAAIDEERYALEPVSGAGPLDVPMGDGRERCRLFRGSMPGADAVAVYFVEHPGFFEREGIYVDPETGHGYPDEVERYALFGRAVLESILALELEPDCIHLNDHHTALVLAYLREVYGDNAVLQRAGTVFSIHNLGYQGPFDPSLLPRLGLPESLAEPGGPYEFHGMVNNMKVGIELADYVNTVSRRYAEEISSLPEYGLGLEDVLGERRKNGRLVGILNGVDYSVWDPSVDDLIPARYGPGDLAGKHRCKAALLERAGLPPDGKTPLIGIVSRLADQKGFDLLREVGDDIPALGAGLVVLGTGQPEYHTFLEELAKRHPERVSANLTFNNEFAHWIEAGSDMFLMPSRYEPCGLNQMYSLRYGTVPVVRETGGLADTVADYDPATDEGTGFVFQEYDAAAMLDAIRRAVETYADAAVWSRIVERGMAADFGWAVSAERYEELYGRAKEAAGTR